In Zingiber officinale cultivar Zhangliang chromosome 3B, Zo_v1.1, whole genome shotgun sequence, a single window of DNA contains:
- the LOC122056143 gene encoding protein SMG7-like isoform X3, translated as MMTVPMDSSRSSSWELAQRLYDKNVELENGLRQSTKSKVPSDPNAWLQMRENYEAIVLEDRDFSEEKDIEFVLWQLHYRRIEEFRQHIHSAVSTGTGSNPSAGGKVLVRPDKIKKIHYVFRSFLTEATGFYHDLILKIRAKYGLPLSYFNEGIENEIVSTKDGKKNSDMQKGLVSCHRCLIYLGDLARYKGLYGEGDSVNRDFAASSSYYLQAASLCPSNGNPHHQLAILASYSADELLAVFRYFRSLAIEIPFSTARENLIITFEKNRQSFSQLASNTKVARGQKMHMRSTGRGRGRGDLNLMQKDTRIETSPIKDQELTKSEIFKPFSIRFVRLHGILFTRTSLETFGEVFGSVINDLIVLLSSGPQEELNFGSTAAENSSNILRLIAILIFTVHNVKRESENHSYAEILQRRVLLQNAFTSAFEFVGYILKRCVELQDSTSSYLLPGILLFIEWLACHQDIAVSSDMEEKEEGARLFFWKHCIPFMNKLIDTGLASIDGDDDEACFFNMSRYDGEETGNRLALWEDFELRGFLPLVPAQLILDFSRKLTHMNDGDMKYKTSRVQRILAAGRALTNIVYVEQKTLYIDPSLKKFVMSTEPPVLEGNMDPTFSVPLDSGFKKPGSEIESMANLGVTESVGVAEIKDHIYMGGEDEEEEIVFKPTTSDKYPVAKMSALPNDKWFSRQEAFLSNDLINMNIVENGHLNKQVLQENSSILQAQPFSPVLSSSVSLDANNAFSNQIKAADVMLPSALDTILPPGVISNGVPMNLSAFPLKKNPVSRPVRHNGPPPGFSYIGSRQPKGGIPNSFTKEQLYEIDDYSWLDDSRSFTKGTSVVNSFDQITHKVPCVDMNNTTPFTTVSTFPFPGKQVSNMQSETVNGRRWHDFQLFEQLKAYNGQQSQHLNPPQTLLPEQHQSQSLWSSRHFV; from the exons ATGATGACTGTTCCCATGGATAGTTCTCGTAGCTCATCCTGGGAACTTGCACAGAGACTTTATGACAAG AATGTTGAATTGGAGAATGGACTACGCCAATCCACAAAGTCTAAAGTTCCTTCAGATCCAAATGCATGGCTTCAAATGCGAGAAAACTATGAGGCCATAGTTCTTGAAGATCGGGATTTTTCCGAGGAGAAAGATATAGAGTTTGTCCTATGGCAACTACATTACAGAAGAATAGAGGAGTTTAGACAGCATATTCATTCCGCAGTCTCAACCGGTACAGGATCAAATCCATCAGCTGGTGGGAAGGTTCTAGTTCGCCCTGATAAAATTAAGAAAATCCATTATGTTTTCAGAAGCTTCCTAACAGAAGCTACTGGGTTTTACCATGATCTCATATTGAAGATAAGAGCAAAGTATGGCTTACCATTGAGCTACTTTAATGAGGGAATTGAGAATGAAATTGTTTCGACAaaagatggaaaaaaaaattctgatATGCAAAAAGGTCTTGTGTCTTGTCATCGGTGTTTGATATATTTAGGTGATCTTGCGCGTTATAAAGGACTATATGGAGAAGGAGACTCTGTTAACCGTGATTTTGCTGCTTCTTCAAGTTACTATTTGCAGGCGGCTTCACTCTGTCCTTCAAATGGCAATCCACATCATCAG CTGGCAATACTTGCTTCCTATTCAGCTGATGAGTTGCTTGCAGTATTCCGGTACTTCAGAAGTTTGGCAATTGAAATTCCCTTTTCAACTGCAAGAGAGAATTTGATAATCACTTTTGAGAAG AATCGGCAAAGTTTCTCTCAGCTGGCCAGCAATACAAAGGTTGCTAGAGGCCAAAAAATGCATATGCGCTCAActgggagaggaagaggaagaggggatTTAAATCTCATGCAAAAAGATACTAGAATTGAAACTTCTCCCATCAAAGATCAAGAACTCACGAAGTCTGAAATATTTAAACCCTTCTCAATTCGTTTTGTTCGTCTTCATGGAATCCTTTTTACAAGGACAAG CTTGGAGACTTTTGGTGAAGTATTTGGCTCTGTAATTAATGATCTGATTGTGCTCCTTTCCTCTGGTCCCCAGGAGGAACTTAATTTTGGTTCAACTGCTGCTGAAAATTCATCAAACATACTGAGGCTTATTGCCATTTTAATATTCACTGTTCACAATGTGAAAAGGGAGTCAGAGAACCACTCATATGCTGAGATCCTTCAACGCAGAGTGTTACTGCAGAATGCCTTTACATCGGCCTTTGAATTTGTTGGGTATATTCTAAAGAGATGCGTCGAGCTACAAGATTCCACATCAAGTTATCTTTTGCCTGGTATTCTGCTTTTCATTGAATGGCTGGCATGTCATCAAGACATTGCGGTCAGTTCTGATATGGAGGAAAAAGAAGAGGGTGCAAGACTGTTCTTTTGGAAACACTGCATTCCTTTCATGAATAAACTTATTGATACAGGACTTGCATCTATTGATGGTGATGATGATGAAGCTTGCTTTTTTAACATGAGTAGGTATGATGGAGAAGAAACTGGGAATAGACTTGCACTTTGGGAGGATTTTGAGTTAAGAGGATTCTTACCCTTGGTACCAGCACAACTCATTTTAGATTTTTCGAGGAAGCTTACACACATGAatgatggagacatgaaatacaagACATCTCGTGTTCAGAGGATTCTGGCAGCTGGACGAGCTCTTACAAATATTGTTTATGTTGAACAGAAAACATTGTATATTGATCCAAGCCTGAAAAAATTTGTTATGAGTACTGAGCCTCCAGTGTTGGAAGGTAATATGGATCCCACCTTTTCAGTTCCGTTGGATTCAGGTTTTAAAAAGCCAGGAAGTGAAATAGAAAGTATGGCTAATCTTGGGGTAACAGAAAGTGTAGGAGTGGCAGAAATCAAGGACCACATCTATATgggaggagaagatgaagaagaagaaattgtgTTCAAGCCTACTACCTCTGACAAGTATCCAGTTGCTAAG ATGTCAGCTCTACCAAATGACAAATGGTTCTCGAGGCAGGAAGCATTCTTATCAAATGATCTTATAAATATGAATATAGTGGAAAATGGGCATTTGAATAAGCAGGTCTTGCAAGAAAACTCAAGTATCTTGCAGGCTCAACCATTCTCACCTGTATTGTCAAGTTCTGTTAGTCTGGATGCCAATAATGCATTCTCCAATCAGATTAAAGCTGCAGATGTGATGTTGCCATCTGCACTGGATACTATATTACCACCAGGAGTCATTTCTAATGGTGTGCCTATGAATCTCTCAGCCTTTCCATTGAAGAAAAATCCTGTAAGCCGTCCAGTTAGGCACAATGGGCCACCTCCTGGATTTAGCTATATTGGTTCTAGACAACCGAAAGGAGGCATTCCAAATTCTTTTACTAAGGAACAGCTGTATGAgattgatgattatagttggttagATGATAGTAGATCATTTACCAAGGGCACGAGTGTAGTGAATTCTttcgatcagataacacacaagGTTCCATGCGTTGACATGAACAATACTACACCCTTTACAACTGTTTCCACTTTCCCATTCCCTGGAAAGCAAGTTTCTAATATGCAGTCTGAAACTGTCAATGGACGAAGATGGCATGATTTCCAGCTTTTCGAACAACTGAAAGCCTACAATGGGCAACAAAGTCAGCACTTAAACCCACCGCAGACTCTACTTCCTGAACAACATCAATCTCAATCACTTTGGTCTAGTCGGCACTTTGTGTGA
- the LOC122056143 gene encoding protein SMG7-like isoform X2 — MMTVPMDSSRSSSWELAQRLYDKNVELENGLRQSTKSKVPSDPNAWLQMRENYEAIVLEDRDFSEEKDIEFVLWQLHYRRIEEFRQHIHSAVSTGTGSNPSAGGKVLVRPDKIKKIHYVFRSFLTEATGFYHDLILKIRAKYGLPLSYFNEGIENEIVSTKDGKKNSDMQKGLVSCHRCLIYLGDLARYKGLYGEGDSVNRDFAASSSYYLQAASLCPSNGNPHHQLAILASYSADELLAVFRYFRSLAIEIPFSTARENLIITFEKNRQSFSQLASNTKVARGQKMHMRSTGRGRGRGDLNLMQKDTRIETSPIKDQELTKSEIFKPFSIRFVRLHGILFTRTSLETFGEVFGSVINDLIVLLSSGPQEELNFGSTAAENSSNILRLIAILIFTVHNVKRESENHSYAEILQRRVLLQNAFTSAFEFVGYILKRCVELQDSTSSYLLPGILLFIEWLACHQDIAVSSDMEEKEEGARLFFWKHCIPFMNKLIDTGLASIDGDDDEACFFNMSRYDGEETGNRLALWEDFELRGFLPLVPAQLILDFSRKLTHMNDGDMKYKTSRVQRILAAGRALTNIVYVEQKTLYIDPSLKKFVMSTEPPVLEESVGVAEIKDHIYMGGEDEEEEIVFKPTTSDKYPVAKVSAFNLINPVPESLLSDQATQGHHLSSNVGRVQMSALPNDKWFSRQEAFLSNDLINMNIVENGHLNKQVLQENSSILQAQPFSPVLSSSVSLDANNAFSNQIKAADVMLPSALDTILPPGVISNGVPMNLSAFPLKKNPVSRPVRHNGPPPGFSYIGSRQPKGGIPNSFTKEQLYEIDDYSWLDDSRSFTKGTSVVNSFDQITHKVPCVDMNNTTPFTTVSTFPFPGKQVSNMQSETVNGRRWHDFQLFEQLKAYNGQQSQHLNPPQTLLPEQHQSQSLWSSRHFV, encoded by the exons ATGATGACTGTTCCCATGGATAGTTCTCGTAGCTCATCCTGGGAACTTGCACAGAGACTTTATGACAAG AATGTTGAATTGGAGAATGGACTACGCCAATCCACAAAGTCTAAAGTTCCTTCAGATCCAAATGCATGGCTTCAAATGCGAGAAAACTATGAGGCCATAGTTCTTGAAGATCGGGATTTTTCCGAGGAGAAAGATATAGAGTTTGTCCTATGGCAACTACATTACAGAAGAATAGAGGAGTTTAGACAGCATATTCATTCCGCAGTCTCAACCGGTACAGGATCAAATCCATCAGCTGGTGGGAAGGTTCTAGTTCGCCCTGATAAAATTAAGAAAATCCATTATGTTTTCAGAAGCTTCCTAACAGAAGCTACTGGGTTTTACCATGATCTCATATTGAAGATAAGAGCAAAGTATGGCTTACCATTGAGCTACTTTAATGAGGGAATTGAGAATGAAATTGTTTCGACAaaagatggaaaaaaaaattctgatATGCAAAAAGGTCTTGTGTCTTGTCATCGGTGTTTGATATATTTAGGTGATCTTGCGCGTTATAAAGGACTATATGGAGAAGGAGACTCTGTTAACCGTGATTTTGCTGCTTCTTCAAGTTACTATTTGCAGGCGGCTTCACTCTGTCCTTCAAATGGCAATCCACATCATCAG CTGGCAATACTTGCTTCCTATTCAGCTGATGAGTTGCTTGCAGTATTCCGGTACTTCAGAAGTTTGGCAATTGAAATTCCCTTTTCAACTGCAAGAGAGAATTTGATAATCACTTTTGAGAAG AATCGGCAAAGTTTCTCTCAGCTGGCCAGCAATACAAAGGTTGCTAGAGGCCAAAAAATGCATATGCGCTCAActgggagaggaagaggaagaggggatTTAAATCTCATGCAAAAAGATACTAGAATTGAAACTTCTCCCATCAAAGATCAAGAACTCACGAAGTCTGAAATATTTAAACCCTTCTCAATTCGTTTTGTTCGTCTTCATGGAATCCTTTTTACAAGGACAAG CTTGGAGACTTTTGGTGAAGTATTTGGCTCTGTAATTAATGATCTGATTGTGCTCCTTTCCTCTGGTCCCCAGGAGGAACTTAATTTTGGTTCAACTGCTGCTGAAAATTCATCAAACATACTGAGGCTTATTGCCATTTTAATATTCACTGTTCACAATGTGAAAAGGGAGTCAGAGAACCACTCATATGCTGAGATCCTTCAACGCAGAGTGTTACTGCAGAATGCCTTTACATCGGCCTTTGAATTTGTTGGGTATATTCTAAAGAGATGCGTCGAGCTACAAGATTCCACATCAAGTTATCTTTTGCCTGGTATTCTGCTTTTCATTGAATGGCTGGCATGTCATCAAGACATTGCGGTCAGTTCTGATATGGAGGAAAAAGAAGAGGGTGCAAGACTGTTCTTTTGGAAACACTGCATTCCTTTCATGAATAAACTTATTGATACAGGACTTGCATCTATTGATGGTGATGATGATGAAGCTTGCTTTTTTAACATGAGTAGGTATGATGGAGAAGAAACTGGGAATAGACTTGCACTTTGGGAGGATTTTGAGTTAAGAGGATTCTTACCCTTGGTACCAGCACAACTCATTTTAGATTTTTCGAGGAAGCTTACACACATGAatgatggagacatgaaatacaagACATCTCGTGTTCAGAGGATTCTGGCAGCTGGACGAGCTCTTACAAATATTGTTTATGTTGAACAGAAAACATTGTATATTGATCCAAGCCTGAAAAAATTTGTTATGAGTACTGAGCCTCCAGTGTTGGAAG AAAGTGTAGGAGTGGCAGAAATCAAGGACCACATCTATATgggaggagaagatgaagaagaagaaattgtgTTCAAGCCTACTACCTCTGACAAGTATCCAGTTGCTAAGGTAAGTGCTTTTAACTTGATCAACCCTGTGCCAGAATCTTTGCTTTCTGATCAGGCAACACAAGGTCATCATCTTTCTTCAAATGTTGGTCGTGTTCAGATGTCAGCTCTACCAAATGACAAATGGTTCTCGAGGCAGGAAGCATTCTTATCAAATGATCTTATAAATATGAATATAGTGGAAAATGGGCATTTGAATAAGCAGGTCTTGCAAGAAAACTCAAGTATCTTGCAGGCTCAACCATTCTCACCTGTATTGTCAAGTTCTGTTAGTCTGGATGCCAATAATGCATTCTCCAATCAGATTAAAGCTGCAGATGTGATGTTGCCATCTGCACTGGATACTATATTACCACCAGGAGTCATTTCTAATGGTGTGCCTATGAATCTCTCAGCCTTTCCATTGAAGAAAAATCCTGTAAGCCGTCCAGTTAGGCACAATGGGCCACCTCCTGGATTTAGCTATATTGGTTCTAGACAACCGAAAGGAGGCATTCCAAATTCTTTTACTAAGGAACAGCTGTATGAgattgatgattatagttggttagATGATAGTAGATCATTTACCAAGGGCACGAGTGTAGTGAATTCTttcgatcagataacacacaagGTTCCATGCGTTGACATGAACAATACTACACCCTTTACAACTGTTTCCACTTTCCCATTCCCTGGAAAGCAAGTTTCTAATATGCAGTCTGAAACTGTCAATGGACGAAGATGGCATGATTTCCAGCTTTTCGAACAACTGAAAGCCTACAATGGGCAACAAAGTCAGCACTTAAACCCACCGCAGACTCTACTTCCTGAACAACATCAATCTCAATCACTTTGGTCTAGTCGGCACTTTGTGTGA
- the LOC122056143 gene encoding protein SMG7-like isoform X4, with the protein MMTVPMDSSRSSSWELAQRLYDKNVELENGLRQSTKSKVPSDPNAWLQMRENYEAIVLEDRDFSEEKDIEFVLWQLHYRRIEEFRQHIHSAVSTGTGSNPSAGGKVLVRPDKIKKIHYVFRSFLTEATGFYHDLILKIRAKYGLPLSYFNEGIENEIVSTKDGKKNSDMQKGLVSCHRCLIYLGDLARYKGLYGEGDSVNRDFAASSSYYLQAASLCPSNGNPHHQLAILASYSADELLAVFRYFRSLAIEIPFSTARENLIITFEKNRQSFSQLASNTKVARGQKMHMRSTGRGRGRGDLNLMQKDTRIETSPIKDQELTKSEIFKPFSIRFVRLHGILFTRTSLETFGEVFGSVINDLIVLLSSGPQEELNFGSTAAENSSNILRLIAILIFTVHNVKRESENHSYAEILQRRVLLQNAFTSAFEFVGYILKRCVELQDSTSSYLLPGILLFIEWLACHQDIAVSSDMEEKEEGARLFFWKHCIPFMNKLIDTGLASIDGDDDEACFFNMSRYDGEETGNRLALWEDFELRGFLPLVPAQLILDFSRKLTHMNDGDMKYKTSRVQRILAAGRALTNIVYVEQKTLYIDPSLKKFVMSTEPPVLEESVGVAEIKDHIYMGGEDEEEEIVFKPTTSDKYPVAKMSALPNDKWFSRQEAFLSNDLINMNIVENGHLNKQVLQENSSILQAQPFSPVLSSSVSLDANNAFSNQIKAADVMLPSALDTILPPGVISNGVPMNLSAFPLKKNPVSRPVRHNGPPPGFSYIGSRQPKGGIPNSFTKEQLYEIDDYSWLDDSRSFTKGTSVVNSFDQITHKVPCVDMNNTTPFTTVSTFPFPGKQVSNMQSETVNGRRWHDFQLFEQLKAYNGQQSQHLNPPQTLLPEQHQSQSLWSSRHFV; encoded by the exons ATGATGACTGTTCCCATGGATAGTTCTCGTAGCTCATCCTGGGAACTTGCACAGAGACTTTATGACAAG AATGTTGAATTGGAGAATGGACTACGCCAATCCACAAAGTCTAAAGTTCCTTCAGATCCAAATGCATGGCTTCAAATGCGAGAAAACTATGAGGCCATAGTTCTTGAAGATCGGGATTTTTCCGAGGAGAAAGATATAGAGTTTGTCCTATGGCAACTACATTACAGAAGAATAGAGGAGTTTAGACAGCATATTCATTCCGCAGTCTCAACCGGTACAGGATCAAATCCATCAGCTGGTGGGAAGGTTCTAGTTCGCCCTGATAAAATTAAGAAAATCCATTATGTTTTCAGAAGCTTCCTAACAGAAGCTACTGGGTTTTACCATGATCTCATATTGAAGATAAGAGCAAAGTATGGCTTACCATTGAGCTACTTTAATGAGGGAATTGAGAATGAAATTGTTTCGACAaaagatggaaaaaaaaattctgatATGCAAAAAGGTCTTGTGTCTTGTCATCGGTGTTTGATATATTTAGGTGATCTTGCGCGTTATAAAGGACTATATGGAGAAGGAGACTCTGTTAACCGTGATTTTGCTGCTTCTTCAAGTTACTATTTGCAGGCGGCTTCACTCTGTCCTTCAAATGGCAATCCACATCATCAG CTGGCAATACTTGCTTCCTATTCAGCTGATGAGTTGCTTGCAGTATTCCGGTACTTCAGAAGTTTGGCAATTGAAATTCCCTTTTCAACTGCAAGAGAGAATTTGATAATCACTTTTGAGAAG AATCGGCAAAGTTTCTCTCAGCTGGCCAGCAATACAAAGGTTGCTAGAGGCCAAAAAATGCATATGCGCTCAActgggagaggaagaggaagaggggatTTAAATCTCATGCAAAAAGATACTAGAATTGAAACTTCTCCCATCAAAGATCAAGAACTCACGAAGTCTGAAATATTTAAACCCTTCTCAATTCGTTTTGTTCGTCTTCATGGAATCCTTTTTACAAGGACAAG CTTGGAGACTTTTGGTGAAGTATTTGGCTCTGTAATTAATGATCTGATTGTGCTCCTTTCCTCTGGTCCCCAGGAGGAACTTAATTTTGGTTCAACTGCTGCTGAAAATTCATCAAACATACTGAGGCTTATTGCCATTTTAATATTCACTGTTCACAATGTGAAAAGGGAGTCAGAGAACCACTCATATGCTGAGATCCTTCAACGCAGAGTGTTACTGCAGAATGCCTTTACATCGGCCTTTGAATTTGTTGGGTATATTCTAAAGAGATGCGTCGAGCTACAAGATTCCACATCAAGTTATCTTTTGCCTGGTATTCTGCTTTTCATTGAATGGCTGGCATGTCATCAAGACATTGCGGTCAGTTCTGATATGGAGGAAAAAGAAGAGGGTGCAAGACTGTTCTTTTGGAAACACTGCATTCCTTTCATGAATAAACTTATTGATACAGGACTTGCATCTATTGATGGTGATGATGATGAAGCTTGCTTTTTTAACATGAGTAGGTATGATGGAGAAGAAACTGGGAATAGACTTGCACTTTGGGAGGATTTTGAGTTAAGAGGATTCTTACCCTTGGTACCAGCACAACTCATTTTAGATTTTTCGAGGAAGCTTACACACATGAatgatggagacatgaaatacaagACATCTCGTGTTCAGAGGATTCTGGCAGCTGGACGAGCTCTTACAAATATTGTTTATGTTGAACAGAAAACATTGTATATTGATCCAAGCCTGAAAAAATTTGTTATGAGTACTGAGCCTCCAGTGTTGGAAG AAAGTGTAGGAGTGGCAGAAATCAAGGACCACATCTATATgggaggagaagatgaagaagaagaaattgtgTTCAAGCCTACTACCTCTGACAAGTATCCAGTTGCTAAG ATGTCAGCTCTACCAAATGACAAATGGTTCTCGAGGCAGGAAGCATTCTTATCAAATGATCTTATAAATATGAATATAGTGGAAAATGGGCATTTGAATAAGCAGGTCTTGCAAGAAAACTCAAGTATCTTGCAGGCTCAACCATTCTCACCTGTATTGTCAAGTTCTGTTAGTCTGGATGCCAATAATGCATTCTCCAATCAGATTAAAGCTGCAGATGTGATGTTGCCATCTGCACTGGATACTATATTACCACCAGGAGTCATTTCTAATGGTGTGCCTATGAATCTCTCAGCCTTTCCATTGAAGAAAAATCCTGTAAGCCGTCCAGTTAGGCACAATGGGCCACCTCCTGGATTTAGCTATATTGGTTCTAGACAACCGAAAGGAGGCATTCCAAATTCTTTTACTAAGGAACAGCTGTATGAgattgatgattatagttggttagATGATAGTAGATCATTTACCAAGGGCACGAGTGTAGTGAATTCTttcgatcagataacacacaagGTTCCATGCGTTGACATGAACAATACTACACCCTTTACAACTGTTTCCACTTTCCCATTCCCTGGAAAGCAAGTTTCTAATATGCAGTCTGAAACTGTCAATGGACGAAGATGGCATGATTTCCAGCTTTTCGAACAACTGAAAGCCTACAATGGGCAACAAAGTCAGCACTTAAACCCACCGCAGACTCTACTTCCTGAACAACATCAATCTCAATCACTTTGGTCTAGTCGGCACTTTGTGTGA
- the LOC122056143 gene encoding protein SMG7-like isoform X1 gives MMTVPMDSSRSSSWELAQRLYDKNVELENGLRQSTKSKVPSDPNAWLQMRENYEAIVLEDRDFSEEKDIEFVLWQLHYRRIEEFRQHIHSAVSTGTGSNPSAGGKVLVRPDKIKKIHYVFRSFLTEATGFYHDLILKIRAKYGLPLSYFNEGIENEIVSTKDGKKNSDMQKGLVSCHRCLIYLGDLARYKGLYGEGDSVNRDFAASSSYYLQAASLCPSNGNPHHQLAILASYSADELLAVFRYFRSLAIEIPFSTARENLIITFEKNRQSFSQLASNTKVARGQKMHMRSTGRGRGRGDLNLMQKDTRIETSPIKDQELTKSEIFKPFSIRFVRLHGILFTRTSLETFGEVFGSVINDLIVLLSSGPQEELNFGSTAAENSSNILRLIAILIFTVHNVKRESENHSYAEILQRRVLLQNAFTSAFEFVGYILKRCVELQDSTSSYLLPGILLFIEWLACHQDIAVSSDMEEKEEGARLFFWKHCIPFMNKLIDTGLASIDGDDDEACFFNMSRYDGEETGNRLALWEDFELRGFLPLVPAQLILDFSRKLTHMNDGDMKYKTSRVQRILAAGRALTNIVYVEQKTLYIDPSLKKFVMSTEPPVLEGNMDPTFSVPLDSGFKKPGSEIESMANLGVTESVGVAEIKDHIYMGGEDEEEEIVFKPTTSDKYPVAKVSAFNLINPVPESLLSDQATQGHHLSSNVGRVQMSALPNDKWFSRQEAFLSNDLINMNIVENGHLNKQVLQENSSILQAQPFSPVLSSSVSLDANNAFSNQIKAADVMLPSALDTILPPGVISNGVPMNLSAFPLKKNPVSRPVRHNGPPPGFSYIGSRQPKGGIPNSFTKEQLYEIDDYSWLDDSRSFTKGTSVVNSFDQITHKVPCVDMNNTTPFTTVSTFPFPGKQVSNMQSETVNGRRWHDFQLFEQLKAYNGQQSQHLNPPQTLLPEQHQSQSLWSSRHFV, from the exons ATGATGACTGTTCCCATGGATAGTTCTCGTAGCTCATCCTGGGAACTTGCACAGAGACTTTATGACAAG AATGTTGAATTGGAGAATGGACTACGCCAATCCACAAAGTCTAAAGTTCCTTCAGATCCAAATGCATGGCTTCAAATGCGAGAAAACTATGAGGCCATAGTTCTTGAAGATCGGGATTTTTCCGAGGAGAAAGATATAGAGTTTGTCCTATGGCAACTACATTACAGAAGAATAGAGGAGTTTAGACAGCATATTCATTCCGCAGTCTCAACCGGTACAGGATCAAATCCATCAGCTGGTGGGAAGGTTCTAGTTCGCCCTGATAAAATTAAGAAAATCCATTATGTTTTCAGAAGCTTCCTAACAGAAGCTACTGGGTTTTACCATGATCTCATATTGAAGATAAGAGCAAAGTATGGCTTACCATTGAGCTACTTTAATGAGGGAATTGAGAATGAAATTGTTTCGACAaaagatggaaaaaaaaattctgatATGCAAAAAGGTCTTGTGTCTTGTCATCGGTGTTTGATATATTTAGGTGATCTTGCGCGTTATAAAGGACTATATGGAGAAGGAGACTCTGTTAACCGTGATTTTGCTGCTTCTTCAAGTTACTATTTGCAGGCGGCTTCACTCTGTCCTTCAAATGGCAATCCACATCATCAG CTGGCAATACTTGCTTCCTATTCAGCTGATGAGTTGCTTGCAGTATTCCGGTACTTCAGAAGTTTGGCAATTGAAATTCCCTTTTCAACTGCAAGAGAGAATTTGATAATCACTTTTGAGAAG AATCGGCAAAGTTTCTCTCAGCTGGCCAGCAATACAAAGGTTGCTAGAGGCCAAAAAATGCATATGCGCTCAActgggagaggaagaggaagaggggatTTAAATCTCATGCAAAAAGATACTAGAATTGAAACTTCTCCCATCAAAGATCAAGAACTCACGAAGTCTGAAATATTTAAACCCTTCTCAATTCGTTTTGTTCGTCTTCATGGAATCCTTTTTACAAGGACAAG CTTGGAGACTTTTGGTGAAGTATTTGGCTCTGTAATTAATGATCTGATTGTGCTCCTTTCCTCTGGTCCCCAGGAGGAACTTAATTTTGGTTCAACTGCTGCTGAAAATTCATCAAACATACTGAGGCTTATTGCCATTTTAATATTCACTGTTCACAATGTGAAAAGGGAGTCAGAGAACCACTCATATGCTGAGATCCTTCAACGCAGAGTGTTACTGCAGAATGCCTTTACATCGGCCTTTGAATTTGTTGGGTATATTCTAAAGAGATGCGTCGAGCTACAAGATTCCACATCAAGTTATCTTTTGCCTGGTATTCTGCTTTTCATTGAATGGCTGGCATGTCATCAAGACATTGCGGTCAGTTCTGATATGGAGGAAAAAGAAGAGGGTGCAAGACTGTTCTTTTGGAAACACTGCATTCCTTTCATGAATAAACTTATTGATACAGGACTTGCATCTATTGATGGTGATGATGATGAAGCTTGCTTTTTTAACATGAGTAGGTATGATGGAGAAGAAACTGGGAATAGACTTGCACTTTGGGAGGATTTTGAGTTAAGAGGATTCTTACCCTTGGTACCAGCACAACTCATTTTAGATTTTTCGAGGAAGCTTACACACATGAatgatggagacatgaaatacaagACATCTCGTGTTCAGAGGATTCTGGCAGCTGGACGAGCTCTTACAAATATTGTTTATGTTGAACAGAAAACATTGTATATTGATCCAAGCCTGAAAAAATTTGTTATGAGTACTGAGCCTCCAGTGTTGGAAGGTAATATGGATCCCACCTTTTCAGTTCCGTTGGATTCAGGTTTTAAAAAGCCAGGAAGTGAAATAGAAAGTATGGCTAATCTTGGGGTAACAGAAAGTGTAGGAGTGGCAGAAATCAAGGACCACATCTATATgggaggagaagatgaagaagaagaaattgtgTTCAAGCCTACTACCTCTGACAAGTATCCAGTTGCTAAGGTAAGTGCTTTTAACTTGATCAACCCTGTGCCAGAATCTTTGCTTTCTGATCAGGCAACACAAGGTCATCATCTTTCTTCAAATGTTGGTCGTGTTCAGATGTCAGCTCTACCAAATGACAAATGGTTCTCGAGGCAGGAAGCATTCTTATCAAATGATCTTATAAATATGAATATAGTGGAAAATGGGCATTTGAATAAGCAGGTCTTGCAAGAAAACTCAAGTATCTTGCAGGCTCAACCATTCTCACCTGTATTGTCAAGTTCTGTTAGTCTGGATGCCAATAATGCATTCTCCAATCAGATTAAAGCTGCAGATGTGATGTTGCCATCTGCACTGGATACTATATTACCACCAGGAGTCATTTCTAATGGTGTGCCTATGAATCTCTCAGCCTTTCCATTGAAGAAAAATCCTGTAAGCCGTCCAGTTAGGCACAATGGGCCACCTCCTGGATTTAGCTATATTGGTTCTAGACAACCGAAAGGAGGCATTCCAAATTCTTTTACTAAGGAACAGCTGTATGAgattgatgattatagttggttagATGATAGTAGATCATTTACCAAGGGCACGAGTGTAGTGAATTCTttcgatcagataacacacaagGTTCCATGCGTTGACATGAACAATACTACACCCTTTACAACTGTTTCCACTTTCCCATTCCCTGGAAAGCAAGTTTCTAATATGCAGTCTGAAACTGTCAATGGACGAAGATGGCATGATTTCCAGCTTTTCGAACAACTGAAAGCCTACAATGGGCAACAAAGTCAGCACTTAAACCCACCGCAGACTCTACTTCCTGAACAACATCAATCTCAATCACTTTGGTCTAGTCGGCACTTTGTGTGA